Sequence from the Bacteroidales bacterium genome:
GCCACAGGGGCCACCAAGGAAATACTATACTCTTACCGAAAAAGGTCACACCTATCTTACCGATCTTGATTCTGGGTGGAATGAACTGGTAGAAACTGTAAACGCAATTAGAACAATTCATTAAATACTGCCATGAAGAAAACAACCAAAGTAAGCCTTGGAGGTTTTACATATGATATTGAAGAGGATGCCTATATCCTGCTCGAAAATTATATCAATTCGCTTAAACAAAAACTAAGCAACGATAAGGATAGTCAAGAGATAATTAGGGATATTGAAGAAAGAATCGGTGAACTATTAACCGAAAAGAAAGGTAATGCAGAGGCTATTTCTATTGAAGTTATTCAGGAGATTATTGGAATTCTTGGAAAACCAGAAGAGATTGCCAATGACCCAAACGATTCAAGTCAAGCAAATTATAGCACTCGTACTCAAAAAAGATTATATCGCGATTCCGATCATTCCTACGTTGCGGGTGTTTGCTCTGGGTTAGGTGAGTATTTTGGAACGGATCCAATCGTAATGAGAATAATATTTATTGCGTTAACAATTCTTCAAGGATTCGGCCTACTACTATACATAATTCTATGGATTGCCGTACCAAGGGCAAATTCTCCAAAACAAAAACTTGAGATGAAGGGTGAACCAATTAATGTTGCATCTATTGAAAAAACAATTCGTGAGGAATATTCTCAGGTAAACGAAAGCCTAAAAAAGAAAGGGGTAGCAAGTTTCATTGAAAAACTGGTGTACTTCATTGGACGACTGGTATACTGGTTCATCCAAGTTCTTCTTGTTATTGTAAAAGCAATTGCCATAATTATTGCCGTTGTTTTAATTGTTACAATGCTAATTTTACTCTTTGTTGTACTCAATATAGTATTCTTTGGAGGGGTACTACTTAGCAGCGCCTTCCCCGAAATACATGGAATTCCACTTGATGAGGTTATAACATCGATGTTTGAGTTTAGCTCAAGTATTTGGATTACAATTCCTATTTTCTTAGTTATTGCTATTCCTATTTTCGCAATCCTTTACCTTGGAATTAGAATTCTTTTCCGATTTAAAGCTCGCGATGGTATTGTTGGTATAGTTGCAGCTGGAATTTGGATTATCTCTATTGCAATTCTAGCTATGACCATATTCTATCAGGCAAAGAGCTTTACAATTCGAAAAAACGTAATCGAAACGGTTAACCTTTCGCCAAAACTTCAAAAAGGAGAAACCTTAATAATTAAGGCGAACGAAATTGGAGATAGTTTATACACCTATCACAATCGGTCATTCATTTTTGAGGACTATTCGATTGAAAAGACAAACGGTCAAACAATAATTAAAGGACGGCCAAGCTTAACAATCGCAAAGTGCGATAAAGAATTCCCAGTAATTACGTTTACTAGGAAAGCAAGAGGAGCTAACAACCTTGTTGCTGAGATGAATGCAAAAAAGATAGCCTATAATTACTCCCTAAAGGATTCCGTACTAACCTTTGATTCATATTTCACAGTTCCCGCTGGAGAGAAATGGAAGTTGCAAGAACTATCAATCACATTACAAATACCAGAGGATTATAAAATATATATTGATAACTCGACTGAAAGCATTATGAATCTTAGACAGCCAGCATATAAGTACTGGCCCGATGAGATTATGGATAAGAAATGGTCAATGAAAGAAAACATATTGAAAGAACTTGAAGAATAGAATATTGATTGGTTAGATTTGAATTTTTACAAAAGCGAGAGTCCCCCTTAATTCAAGGGGGATTTTTCATTCAACAATATGGCGAATATATTCACCATAAAACTTTTCTGTTAATCTGGCATATCAGTAGAACAAAGGCGTTGAGGAATAAAACTTTTCGTATTGGGTGTTTTTTTATTGTCAATTATTTGGAACAAGGCAAAATTATATTACTTTTGCCCTGCCTTTTTTGGGCGATATATGATTGACCTATGGTGTAGTGGTAGCACAGCAGATTTTGGTTCTGTTAGCCTAGGTTCGAGTCCTGGTAGGTCAACAGAAAAATGCACAAACCCTCTTTAAACAATGTTTAAAGAGGGTTTGTTGTTTTTAGAGAGTTTATTTATGATTCATCTTTTCATCAAATGTTTTAATCGACCTTGATAGGATTGCCAATAATTTTTTTTCGTACTCTCATTTAGGAAAGAGGCGGCTACCATTTTTTCAACCAAATCAGATTTTGATAGCATCAATGACAAAATACTATTAACCGTTTTTTCATTTATTCCTGTATTCTCTGCAAGGATGGCAAATTGCTCGCTAATTTTCCCTTGAGCTAAATTTCTTGGTAACAGACCATCATTAAGCGCAAAATCTTTATCATCAATATGAATACGACTATTAAGCAGATCGTAAGCAGGGCTTAACCTATAATCGCCCATTGGCGTTTCTAACAACGAAAAGTTTTTAAAATGAGCATCCCCATTTGAAAATAGATAATTAAATACAAGCAGTTTCAAAAGTTTGGGCGATTCCAATTTATAGGCAGGTAAATGAACCTCCATTAATTTAAATAGATCCAGATAGTTTCCTAAATATTTATAATGGTCTCCATGAGTCTGTGGTGTTCTTCCTGCCAACGATGCAAAATCATCCTGTCCAAGTTTAGTTCCATCCTCTTTTACATCAAATCGCTTTGTAATATATGCCAGTGAGCCATTTTTAAAGAAAATCAGTGCATTTTCAGCGGTTTCTATTCCATAAACCTGTCGGGCAATTTGCATAGTTAAGTGCTCGTTAGCAGGCATTTGATCAGGCTTTTTACCTATGCTTGGGATTGGTTTTAAAATATAGGTGCCACGCTCTCCCTCATTGACAAGTCGTAACTTGTTTTTTTCGAGCAATACGGAAAATTTTTCCTGCACTCCCGAAATGGACATTCGCTTTCGGTTGTCGTCAAAAAGTTCATCTGTTTCAGGATTGCTTGCTGGTGAATCATAAGGCAATATATGATTTACCTTTTTACCTTGAAATACTCTGTTCAAACAGGTTTTGCTATAGGTATCAAAGCCTTCAGCCAATGTGCCGGGGCAATATTTTATCTTAGGTAAACTCATGTGTTTTCTATGCTAACAACCCGAACAGCACCAATACTATCATTTTTTGCAGTAGTAATTAATAATCCAAAATAATCATTTTGGTCGATTCTATTATACTTACACACTACCAGTTTATTAGAGCCTTCGGGTAGCATATTGTAAAAAAAAGGGAACAGGAATTTTGAATGATACTCTTGTTGGCTTTTAGGCAGTGTAAGGCTGATGCTGGGTTTGCTTCCGTTTTCAATCCATCCTGTGTTATATTGGAATGTGAACGAGCCATCATCATGCTGCGTTAACACACCTGCCTCCTCATCTTTATAAAATATTTTGGCTCTTCTCATTTGTTATGAGATAAATCCTTAACCTTTAAACACACCTCTAGCCCTAAGGCATCGGCTAATTTCTGTAGATTTCCAAGCGTAGGATTCCCCTTTCCACTTTCGAACTGCTTTAATGTTCTTAAGCCAACACCAGATAGTTCAGCCAAAGTTTCCTGAGTTACTTGAAGCGCTTCTCTTCTATTTTTTATGGTATTTATCAGCTCCTTAAAGTGCATTATCTTGCTCTTTTTTATGCAAAAATACAATTAATTTAATTAATTGCAACACAAAGTGCAATTTATAGCACTTTTCGGTGCGTTTATTGTTGTGGATGCTTAATAATAATTTGAAAGTGCAGTATAATGCACTATTTGGAGGAACACATCCAAACTAAAAAACACGGAGAAATTCGAAACTACATCAACAACCAACATGTAAAATCTAAAAAACTCAATGCTTAGTTGCGATTTAGGTAAAAACCAGAGGGAAATAGACTAATAATAATCACCTGAAATGATGCTTGATACAACGAATTAAAAAAGTAATATTTAAATCACACTACTTTTCAGATTCTAATCCATTTAATACATCCTGTGGATTTAATAATTCTTCAATCAATTCATGCACCCTAGTACAAGGATTATGGGTTGAATAGCGTTGGTCTGTATATTTTTGTTTTAACTGTTTTGCCCATTCTATTGCTTGCTCTTGATTTCCATAATTTTCTAAAAAAGAAAAAGTGCAGAAGTCGTTTTTCAAATATTTATATTTAACAAAACCCGATTTCTTTCTAATTTCTCTCTCAAGATATGCTTTATAGTCTGCTCTTTTTAACCCTGTATTTACAAATTGAAAATGCAGCAAAAACCATAATTCAAACGCCTCATTTGTCCAAGCGCAATTGACACTATTTGCATGTGCCTTTATTATTGCTCCATTAAAATTATCATCAGGAAAATCATCTTTATCAAACACAACCCAAACTCGGTCATATTTTCTACACGAAATATCACGTTGTCTAATTGCATAGTCAACTAATCCAATAGTATTTCGCCCAATACCATCAACTTTTAACTCAACCGTTCCTCTTGGTAATTTATCTTCCAATGCCTTAAAATAGTTAGGTTCCGTCTTTTCACCTTCACAAACAATAAGAAAGTAAACTAGTTTAGTACGAATCTCAACACTACGTTTTTTCTCCTCTCTTTCAAAACGTTTTTTTATAACATTATCAATCTTTGCTACTCTCGCCATTTGAAATTAATTTAGTAAAATCACCAATGAAAGGAATAGCACCATAGCGTCCCGCAATATAATCCTTTTCAAATGAACGATCATTGCGCACTTTGTTACCATTTGGTTCAATATATTCTACAAGAGAATATAAGTCTGTTGCTTCAAATCTATTCTTCTCCGTAAAATAAATTTGATCTCTTCTGAAACAACCAAAATTCAAAAGATTCGTGTCATGAGTTGCAAAAACTAATTGCGCATTTCGATTGTTATGAATTGGAGAATTAAACAATTTTACAATAGCCATTGTAAGCAAAGGATGTAATTTAGCATCAAGTTCATCAATTACAGTAAGTGCGCCTAATTTCAACCCATATGTTAAATGGCCAGCCATATCATACAATTTATTCGTACCTGCCGATTCTTGTTTTAACAAATCGAATTCATGTTTATCAATTACATTTCCGCTTTTATCAAACTTATTATGGATTGTTAAAATTCTACTGTCTTTTAACACAAAATCTTGAATTCCTAATCCCAAAGGAGATAAAAAATCTTTTATCCAAATAGTCAAGTCAACATCTTTTAGAAACCCTAGTGTTAAAGGTTTTCCTTTTTCATGTAGTAATCCAGAAAGGTTGCTTTGTTGATTAAACCAATTCATTATTTTTTTTGAAATTGTACCATTGAATTGATCAACAATAGATAGAAAAAGTGCATTATCTCTAGTCTTTTCTTCAAGACCGCTTCCTTCTACAAAATCTTTAGTTACTTCAATAGAATCATTAACTCTAATAAACAAAAGTTTCTCTTTTCTTATTTTACGTTCATATAACCATTCTGAATGAATAATCTTATTGCTAGCTTCAAATCCATAACGATAGCGAACGCCATTAATTAAGATTAGGATTTCAAAATGTGAGGGTTGATTTTCGGTTTCTGTACTTAATAAAAAAGGCACTACATCTATCTCTGAAGTAGAATTATTTTGGGCAGAGGTCATTAGTATCCATCTCATTCTATCCATCGCTTTAAGAAAATTGCTCTTTCCGCTCGAATTTGCACCATAAATTACTGCACTTCTCAATAATTTATAATTGCCTGATTCAATTACATTCTCTAGGTTTTCTTTAATGGCTGTAGCCTCAAGGCTAAGAGTTTTTTTATCTTTAAATGAAAGATAATTACCTACTTTGAATTCGATCAACATGATTTCGGTGTTTTTTGAGATTTACCCTCAAATTATACATCAAATATAATTATTTTATCAACACAATATTCTTTTTTGAGAAATAATCTCAAATTAATCATTCACTGCAACTAAATTAATTGTTGTAAAATCCAATTGGAACATTTCTAAAATATATCACGGTATTTGTTTTTAGGATGATCCACATGAATGCAATAAGTATAAAACAGATCCCCAAAAAATATTTGTAGAAATTATACCTATCGCACTATTTCAATAAAAAACGAGTAATAAAACCTATCGGCAGGGCAAATGCGGTAAATGGAAAAACCTGTGTTGCTTAGAATATCGAAGAATTTATCAAATCGTTCTGCCTCCTTAAAAACATCAACTGTATCATTCCAAAGGGTGTTGGCGTATGATATTTTATTTGCATAGTAAATCTCTATTTTCTTTGAAATGCTTGTGTCCCCTAAAATTGAGGATAAGGATACTTTTATATTCTCAATCCCTGAGTAATACTGGCATACAAGTATTCGCCCTCCGTCTGATAACATGTTGTTCAGGTGCTTAAAGAGACTCACCTTTTCGTCATGTGTAAAATAAAACAATACATAATTGAGGAGGATTAAATCAAACTTATCGTTTGATTGGTAATCGAATATGCTATTATTGTGAATTGTAACTCGTTCATTATCTTTAAACTTCTGATTAGTTGCAGCAGCAACCTCAGGGTTTAACTCAATTCCAGTAACAGAAATAGCAGGGTTATTAACTACTAAAGCATCAATATAATTACCAAAGCCACATCCAATGTCCAGCGCATTTTTTATAGCTGTTGTTTCACCAATGAGCGTAACGTGATTTACAAACTTCTGCTTTGTATAATTGTTGAAAGCGTTTTCGCCAGAACCCGTGTAGTAACTCTCGCTGAATGGGTTTTTTATTTTTTTTCCCACCTCAAGTTTTTCAAGGTTGATAAGTGTTTCGCATAAACGGATCTCATAGTCCAACTTCTTTTCACAAATCATCTTTTTCCATGCTCTACCTATGGATACTTGAGAATCGTTATGCTTATAGTAAGCGATTAGTTGTAATATAAACTGGTAGTGGCGCAACTGTGTCTTTAGTGGTCTAAACTGGTTTGCTTCGCAATACTTTGGAAGTAAGATTACTTTGTTTCTGGTAACAGTAACCATGTCCAATTGTAAAAGTAGGTGAGCAAAATCGGAACCAGATGCCATTAGTTCCTGCCACTGTTTCTGGTTGTTAGAAATTATTTTTAAACATACAACCCTCAAAAAATCCAAAAACATATTGTAGAAGGATAACTTACGACTAGGTAATGACATTGGAATTATATGGCGCAGTAAACCAATAAATCCTTCAAGTGATCGAGAATTTTTGAGAAAATTATTTGTAATAACTGATTTCTCTATTGTTTGGAGGGGAATTGCTTGAAATTGTTTCATTAATAAATTGGAATTTAATCTTTGATTTGTAACGTTTTATAAATTTTTATATGGCCTAAATTGCCTGAATTATCATTGAGATCATTATTATTGCTACTCATTGCGAGCAATGTGCTGTTTTTTATCAATAATACTGGTTAAAGCACGTCATCTAAAATCATCAAATTCCTATATAATAGCGCATTAACTATGGATTTATCTCCAAATTTTTTTGCGATGACCCTACTCTTAACTAAAAACCGATATCGTTCGGTTTTTTTTATTTTTTATATACAAGGTTCAATTATCTCAATATCAAATCTATTTCAAAGAAAATGGTAATCACAAATATCTTCTTACATTTTTACAATACTCTACCCATTGATCTTTGAATTTACCTTGCAAGAATTTTTCCTCGCCGAGAATTATTATATGATGAATAAGGGTAGCAATTACCAAAAACGCAATATTTAACCAATGTGGCACATAAATACACGAGGCAATACCCACCATTATTACGCTTACATATATCGGGTTACGACTAAATCGATATAAACCAGTAGTTTTTAGCGTTGTTTCCTCAGCAGGTAATCCTACTCTTAAGGATTCTCCAAGATTGGAGAGTGAAATAATAAATATTATTAGTGCAGGAATAAATATTAGCAAAAGGTTAATTATTAGCACAATGTTGCTAAACTCATAAGCATGAACAAACCGCTTCAGAAATAGGAAAATGATATTCCCAACAAAGGATAATTTTCCAATGTAAAATACTACGGGGTTGATTGTTGCAGTTCCGAATAGTTTCATTTGTAAAGATTTTAAATTTATAATTCAAAGTTACGGATCAATTGATAATGTATCACAATTCTAATGTGCAAATGAGAACTTTTTTATGCTCATTTTATCAGAATGGACTATAGTATTGAATTCTCCCTCGCCATTCGCACTTGCTTGGAATTTGGATACCACTCTCCTACTGATATTTACTTAAAAACAAGTATTATTTTGATCTGAGAACTTTTTGGCATAATTACCCCATCGCAAATTGCGATTTTAATAGTTTACATTAACTCATAGGGCATTGCTATGCTTGGATTGTGAATGGCTTGTATTTTAAAAGGTTTACTAATATTTTGCTACCCCGAAGATTTTTCAAGAGATACGTTAACCTCTCGTATATCAAAATAATCCATCATTTTTAAGCCCCAATCTTATAAGAATAATATTATCCTGTTTAATGCTTTGCATTAAATGGTGTAATTTATATTTTTGTAATAACCCTAATACTAAAACCCTATGTCACCAATAGTTCTTGGAATATTAGCATGGATTGTCATAATTATTCTGATAGTTAAATACCGGAAAAAGAAACAGGAATTACCTCAATGGCCTAGCGGCACTAAATTAACTGCAAATGATGTAACCCCGAATTCATTTACTTTATCGTGGTCGCCAATTTCTGATAAAAACGAAGTATCGTACGGGATTTATATAGATGGTGTATTTCAAAAAGAACAATCCACAACATCTGCGTTAATTAATGTGTATAAACCAGAGACTGTGGCAATTTATAAAATAGAAGCACGCTATAAAAATGGGACGTGGACAACGAATGGTCCTCTGTTGAGTTTTGCTACGTCTACACCAGTTGTTGATAATTTGCCATATTGGGTATCAGGAAGTGTTTTGAAGATCTCGTTAGTAAATGATATTTTATATTTAGAATGGCCCAAGGCAAACTCCAATAATTCAACTATTCTGAACTATCTGCTTTATCTTGAAAACGATGTTATTGCGATTTTATCCTCTGATAGTTTAAACTTTAAAATTCCAGGGTTGGCTTCTGGAAAAAAATATCGTTTTATTCTTAAAGCAAAGGATACAAATGGAACTATCTCAAAAAACAGTTTATTTGCTGAAGTTGATATTCCAGCAAGCAATCCGCAAGTGATAACAATACCTAAAGAAGATTTTACTACATCAAAACCTTTGAGTAATTCACTCGATTTTTTGTATAAAGGCGAAAATCCCATTCAAATTGGGGTTGCAGCAAATACTTTGGACGAAAAAAGAACCTGCCTGTTAAAGGGAAGGGTGAAAAACAGCAACGATCAATATCTTAAAGATGTGAGGGTTGAAATTATCAACCACCCAGAATATGGTTATACCCTAACAAATGAAAGCGGTGAATTCAATCTTTTGGTCAACGGGGGTAAGCAACACACAGTAATTTACACAAAGGAGAATTTTCTAAAGGTTCAAAGAATTGTAATTACAGGCTGGGAGTCTTATTATGTAATACCTGAGGTTGTGATGATTAACAGGGCTACTGAGTCTGTTAATGTTCAACTTGCCAATACAACTCAGATGACTTCAATCCACGGAGCAGCAAATACCGATGAGCATGGTTCACGATCTGCAAGCATATTTATTCCAACAGGAACAATAGCAAACAAGGTAAAACCCGATGGTTCACTTGTACCCATATCAACATTAAATATTAGGTTAACAGAATACACGGTTGGGTCTAACGGTGTAAAATCTATGCCAGGAGAACTTCCCCCAACTTCGGGTTACACATATGCAATTGAACTCACCGCCGATGAGGTTGATGCAAAGGTTAATGGTAAGGATATTGTATTTGATAGAGACGTTTACATTTGTGTAAATAACTTTTTAAATTTTCCTGTAGGAAATCCAGTTCCTGCTGGATATTATGATGATAAAAAACACTGCTGGATTCCTTCCAATGATGGGCGTGTAATAAAAATTTTATCGGTTTCTAATGGTGTGCCTCAAGCGGATATTGAAGGAACAAATCAATCAGCAACAGAGGATAAATTGAAGGAATTAAATATCTCGGAGGAAGAAAGACGAAAATGGTTAGATCACTTTAAGGTTGGCGATTCTTTTTGGAGAATTCCGCAAAGGCATTTTTCAGTTTGGGATTACAATTGGCCTTTTGGCCCGCCTCCTACTGCACAACCCTCTCCTTACCCTAAAGACCAAAATCCGAAGCCTAAACAAAATCCATGCCCCCAAACAAAGGGTTCTATTATCGGCATTCAAGATCAAGTTTTAGGTCAAAAAGTCAATATTTCGAGAACAGGGATGTCTCTTATCTACCAAAGCGATAGAGTTGAAGGGCATTATCAGAATTATTCTATAACATTTCCCATTAGCGAGAGTACAATTCCAAAGGAGTTGAAAAACATTGTTATTGAAATAAGTGTGCTTGGACGCACTTTTACTGATAACTTAGCACCAAAAGAAAACCAGACATATACATTTATTTGGGATCGTAAAGACTCTTTCGGTCGTGTTGTCCAAGGATCGCACCCTGTTGTTGTTAAAGTTGGTTACACATACGATGGCACATATCAGAAACCGGCTGGTTTCAATTCGAGTTTTGGGCAATCGTCCGGTCAAAAAATTACTGGAAACCGCACACGGCAAGAGATTACAATGTGGAATACGTGGAATGGTTGGATTGGCAACTGGGGCTCTCGTAATTTAGGCTTGGGTGGTTGGACGTTGGATGTTCACCACGTTTATGACCCAAGAAAAAAGGTAGTATACTTTGGCAATGGAAATATTAAATCTGCCGAACTATTAGGTCGAACTATTTCAACATTTGTGGGAACGGGGGTTTATGGTTTTTCTGGTGATAATGCCCCTGCAAATAAAGCACAGATCTATTCTGGTCAATCTACATGTATGGGGCCAGATGGAAGTATATATATTGCCGATTGGGGGAATAACCGGGTTAGAAAAGTATCTCCAAACGGTGTTATAACCACAATAGCAGGAACTGGTCAGCCAGGTTATGATGGTGATGGTGGTCCCGCCACATCTGCAAAAATCAACCAGCCACACCGTGTAGCATTAAGCCCTGATGGAACAATCTATTTTACAGACCTATCAAACAACGCAATACGAAAAATAGATACTAATGGCATTATCTCTACAATTGTAAAAAGCGAAAAAGGGTATGCAGGTGATAACGGACCAATTAAAGATGCTCAAGTAAAGGATCCTCGGTGCATAACATTGGGATTTGATGGTTGTATTTACTTCTCCGATTCAGGTAATCATCGTGTAAGGAAAATATCACCTGATGGAAATATTGTAACCGTTGCGGGTAATGGAGTAGCTACTTTTGGAGGTGATAGGGGCTTT
This genomic interval carries:
- a CDS encoding ATP-binding protein: MLIEFKVGNYLSFKDKKTLSLEATAIKENLENVIESGNYKLLRSAVIYGANSSGKSNFLKAMDRMRWILMTSAQNNSTSEIDVVPFLLSTETENQPSHFEILILINGVRYRYGFEASNKIIHSEWLYERKIRKEKLLFIRVNDSIEVTKDFVEGSGLEEKTRDNALFLSIVDQFNGTISKKIMNWFNQQSNLSGLLHEKGKPLTLGFLKDVDLTIWIKDFLSPLGLGIQDFVLKDSRILTIHNKFDKSGNVIDKHEFDLLKQESAGTNKLYDMAGHLTYGLKLGALTVIDELDAKLHPLLTMAIVKLFNSPIHNNRNAQLVFATHDTNLLNFGCFRRDQIYFTEKNRFEATDLYSLVEYIEPNGNKVRNDRSFEKDYIAGRYGAIPFIGDFTKLISNGESSKD
- a CDS encoding class I SAM-dependent methyltransferase — encoded protein: MKQFQAIPLQTIEKSVITNNFLKNSRSLEGFIGLLRHIIPMSLPSRKLSFYNMFLDFLRVVCLKIISNNQKQWQELMASGSDFAHLLLQLDMVTVTRNKVILLPKYCEANQFRPLKTQLRHYQFILQLIAYYKHNDSQVSIGRAWKKMICEKKLDYEIRLCETLINLEKLEVGKKIKNPFSESYYTGSGENAFNNYTKQKFVNHVTLIGETTAIKNALDIGCGFGNYIDALVVNNPAISVTGIELNPEVAAATNQKFKDNERVTIHNNSIFDYQSNDKFDLILLNYVLFYFTHDEKVSLFKHLNNMLSDGGRILVCQYYSGIENIKVSLSSILGDTSISKKIEIYYANKISYANTLWNDTVDVFKEAERFDKFFDILSNTGFSIYRICPADRFYYSFFIEIVR
- a CDS encoding PspC domain-containing protein, coding for MKKTTKVSLGGFTYDIEEDAYILLENYINSLKQKLSNDKDSQEIIRDIEERIGELLTEKKGNAEAISIEVIQEIIGILGKPEEIANDPNDSSQANYSTRTQKRLYRDSDHSYVAGVCSGLGEYFGTDPIVMRIIFIALTILQGFGLLLYIILWIAVPRANSPKQKLEMKGEPINVASIEKTIREEYSQVNESLKKKGVASFIEKLVYFIGRLVYWFIQVLLVIVKAIAIIIAVVLIVTMLILLFVVLNIVFFGGVLLSSAFPEIHGIPLDEVITSMFEFSSSIWITIPIFLVIAIPIFAILYLGIRILFRFKARDGIVGIVAAGIWIISIAILAMTIFYQAKSFTIRKNVIETVNLSPKLQKGETLIIKANEIGDSLYTYHNRSFIFEDYSIEKTNGQTIIKGRPSLTIAKCDKEFPVITFTRKARGANNLVAEMNAKKIAYNYSLKDSVLTFDSYFTVPAGEKWKLQELSITLQIPEDYKIYIDNSTESIMNLRQPAYKYWPDEIMDKKWSMKENILKELEE
- a CDS encoding HipA domain-containing protein: MSLPKIKYCPGTLAEGFDTYSKTCLNRVFQGKKVNHILPYDSPASNPETDELFDDNRKRMSISGVQEKFSVLLEKNKLRLVNEGERGTYILKPIPSIGKKPDQMPANEHLTMQIARQVYGIETAENALIFFKNGSLAYITKRFDVKEDGTKLGQDDFASLAGRTPQTHGDHYKYLGNYLDLFKLMEVHLPAYKLESPKLLKLLVFNYLFSNGDAHFKNFSLLETPMGDYRLSPAYDLLNSRIHIDDKDFALNDGLLPRNLAQGKISEQFAILAENTGINEKTVNSILSLMLSKSDLVEKMVAASFLNESTKKNYWQSYQGRLKHLMKR
- a CDS encoding isoprenylcysteine carboxylmethyltransferase family protein is translated as MKLFGTATINPVVFYIGKLSFVGNIIFLFLKRFVHAYEFSNIVLIINLLLIFIPALIIFIISLSNLGESLRVGLPAEETTLKTTGLYRFSRNPIYVSVIMVGIASCIYVPHWLNIAFLVIATLIHHIIILGEEKFLQGKFKDQWVEYCKNVRRYL
- a CDS encoding phosphatidylinositol kinase; this encodes MRRAKIFYKDEEAGVLTQHDDGSFTFQYNTGWIENGSKPSISLTLPKSQQEYHSKFLFPFFYNMLPEGSNKLVVCKYNRIDQNDYFGLLITTAKNDSIGAVRVVSIENT
- a CDS encoding helix-turn-helix transcriptional regulator is translated as MHFKELINTIKNRREALQVTQETLAELSGVGLRTLKQFESGKGNPTLGNLQKLADALGLEVCLKVKDLSHNK
- a CDS encoding RloB domain-containing protein, whose amino-acid sequence is MARVAKIDNVIKKRFEREEKKRSVEIRTKLVYFLIVCEGEKTEPNYFKALEDKLPRGTVELKVDGIGRNTIGLVDYAIRQRDISCRKYDRVWVVFDKDDFPDDNFNGAIIKAHANSVNCAWTNEAFELWFLLHFQFVNTGLKRADYKAYLEREIRKKSGFVKYKYLKNDFCTFSFLENYGNQEQAIEWAKQLKQKYTDQRYSTHNPCTRVHELIEELLNPQDVLNGLESEK